In Drosophila simulans strain w501 chromosome 3R, Prin_Dsim_3.1, whole genome shotgun sequence, a single window of DNA contains:
- the LOC6728464 gene encoding glycine-rich cell wall structural protein 1.8 isoform X2, with protein MKRATGAGGGIGGRPGPYDIRDRGANRGGNDFGGGRNDWGNNGNFGVGANNMLGFNNLPSLMNSGNFGNNQGGNNGNFGNNSGPSNFGNFGGGNNGGNSGNFGNDSGNSGNFGNFGNNGGGNFGGNNNGGGGFNSGNNFNSPGGVNNFGNNGGSNFGGNGGGGFNNGGNFVSSSGVGNFGPIGGGRNNNNGNFGNSGFGNFGGNNNVGSNFGGGNNGGGGGFNNGSNFGGGNSMGGGGNFGPIGGGRGNDVEYYTIHMRGLPYTSFENDVFKFFEPIRPANVRINYNKKGLHSGTADAYFDTYEDSQVAMKRHREQMGSRYIELFYDGKTRGGLNGGEHGGGNGGGGMGNNGGGNFSRRI; from the exons ATGAAGAGGGCCACAGGCGCCGGCGGCGGTATCGGTGGACGCCCTGGCCCTTATGACATACGCGATCGTGGTGCCAACCGTGGTGGCAATGATTTCGGCGGAGGACGCAATG ATTGGGGCAACAACGGCAACTTTGGCGTTGGTGCCAACAACATGCTAGGCTTCAACAATCTGCCAAGCCTCATGAACTCGGGCAACTTTGGAAACAACCAAGGTGGAAATAATGGAAATTTCGGAAATAATTCTGGACCCAGCAATTTCGGCAACTTTGGTGGCGGCAACAACGGTGGAAATTCCGGCAACTTTGGAAACGACAGTGGTAACAGCGGGAACTTTGGAAACTTCGGCAACAATGGAGGTGGAAACttcggcggcaacaacaacggcggcgGTGGTTTCAACAGTGGCAACAACTTCAATTCTCCAGGAGGCGTTAATAATTTCGGAAACAATGGCGGCTCCAATTTCGGCGGCAATGGTGGAGGAGGTTTCAATAACGGCGGCAACTTCGTATCCTCGAGTGGTGTCGGCAACTTTGGCCCGATCGGCGGCGGtcgcaacaataacaacggaAATTTCGGAAACTCTGGCTTCGGTAACTTTGGCGGAAACAACAATGTCGGCTCGAACTTCGGAGGAGGCAACaacggcggtggcggcggattCAACAATGGCTCAAACTTCGGCGGCGGCAATTCAATGGGAGGTGGTGGCAATTTCGGTCCCATTGGCGGCGGTCGGGGCAACGACGTCGAGTATTATACAATCCACATGCGAGGACTTCCCTACACTTCATTTGAAAACGACGTTTTTAAG TTCTTTGAACCAATCCGACCAGCAAACGTGCGCATAAACTACAACAAGAAGGGTCTGCACAGTGGCACTGCGGATGCCTACTTCGACACCTACGAGGATTCCCAGGTGGCCATGAAGCGTCACAGAGAGCAGATGGGTTCGCGATACATTGAACTGTTCTACGACGGAAAGACGCGTGGTGGACTCAATGGTGGGGAACACGGCGGTGGTAACGGTGGCGGCGGAATGGGAAACAATGGCGGCGGAAACTTTTCGCGGCGCATCTGA
- the LOC6728464 gene encoding heterogeneous nuclear ribonucleoprotein H3 isoform X1 produces MSNADVQFNYGQQGNGDNFNDDSNQQQDEDDQYDEDGGVKIENVGESPKFVRLRGLPWSATHKEILDFLENVNVTNGSAGIHLVTSRVDGKNTGEAYVEVASQEDVEEARKLNKASMGHRYIEVFTATPKEAKEAMRKISGHGTAFVVKLRGLPYAVTEQQIEEFFSGLEIKTDREGILFVMDRRGRATGEAFVQFESQDDTEQALGRNREKIGHRYIEIFRSSIAEMKRATGAGGGIGGRPGPYDIRDRGANRGGNDFGGGRNDWGNNGNFGVGANNMLGFNNLPSLMNSGNFGNNQGGNNGNFGNNSGPSNFGNFGGGNNGGNSGNFGNDSGNSGNFGNFGNNGGGNFGGNNNGGGGFNSGNNFNSPGGVNNFGNNGGSNFGGNGGGGFNNGGNFVSSSGVGNFGPIGGGRNNNNGNFGNSGFGNFGGNNNVGSNFGGGNNGGGGGFNNGSNFGGGNSMGGGGNFGPIGGGRGNDVEYYTIHMRGLPYTSFENDVFKFFEPIRPANVRINYNKKGLHSGTADAYFDTYEDSQVAMKRHREQMGSRYIELFYDGKTRGGLNGGEHGGGNGGGGMGNNGGGNFSRRI; encoded by the exons ATGTCCAACGCAGACGTGCAATTTAACTACGGCCAGCAGGGAAATGGCGATAACTTCAACGACGACAGcaaccagcagcaggatgAGGATGACCAGTACGACGAAGATGGCGGCGTCAAGATCGAGAACGTCGGCGAGAGCCCCAAGTTCGTTCGGTTGCGCGGCCTGCCCTGGTCCGCAACGCACAAGGAGATCCTCGACTTTCTGGAAAACGTGAATGTGACTAATGGCTCAGCGGGCATTCACCTGGTCACCAGTCGCGTCGACGGCAAGAACACCGGCGAGGCGTACGTGGAGGTGGCCAGCCAGGAGGACGTCGAAGAGGCTCGCAAGCTGAACAAGGCCAGCATGGGACACCGCTACATTGAGG tttttaCCGCCACGCCCAAGGAGGCCAAGGAAGCCATGCGGAAGATCAGCGGGCACGGCACGGCCTTCGTTGTGAAGCTTCGTGGTCTGCCGTATGCCGTCACCGAGCAGCAAATCGAGGAGTTCTTCTCTG GGTTGGAAATCAAAACGGATCGGGAGGGCATACTTTTTGTTATGGACAGAAGGGGTCGTGCAACTGGGGAAGCTTTTGTTCAGTTCGAAAGCCAGGACGACACTGAGCAAGCCTTGGGCCGAAATCGGGAAAAAATTGGGCACAG GTATATTGAGATATTCCGCAGCTCGATTGCTGAAATGAAGAGGGCCACAGGCGCCGGCGGCGGTATCGGTGGACGCCCTGGCCCTTATGACATACGCGATCGTGGTGCCAACCGTGGTGGCAATGATTTCGGCGGAGGACGCAATG ATTGGGGCAACAACGGCAACTTTGGCGTTGGTGCCAACAACATGCTAGGCTTCAACAATCTGCCAAGCCTCATGAACTCGGGCAACTTTGGAAACAACCAAGGTGGAAATAATGGAAATTTCGGAAATAATTCTGGACCCAGCAATTTCGGCAACTTTGGTGGCGGCAACAACGGTGGAAATTCCGGCAACTTTGGAAACGACAGTGGTAACAGCGGGAACTTTGGAAACTTCGGCAACAATGGAGGTGGAAACttcggcggcaacaacaacggcggcgGTGGTTTCAACAGTGGCAACAACTTCAATTCTCCAGGAGGCGTTAATAATTTCGGAAACAATGGCGGCTCCAATTTCGGCGGCAATGGTGGAGGAGGTTTCAATAACGGCGGCAACTTCGTATCCTCGAGTGGTGTCGGCAACTTTGGCCCGATCGGCGGCGGtcgcaacaataacaacggaAATTTCGGAAACTCTGGCTTCGGTAACTTTGGCGGAAACAACAATGTCGGCTCGAACTTCGGAGGAGGCAACaacggcggtggcggcggattCAACAATGGCTCAAACTTCGGCGGCGGCAATTCAATGGGAGGTGGTGGCAATTTCGGTCCCATTGGCGGCGGTCGGGGCAACGACGTCGAGTATTATACAATCCACATGCGAGGACTTCCCTACACTTCATTTGAAAACGACGTTTTTAAG TTCTTTGAACCAATCCGACCAGCAAACGTGCGCATAAACTACAACAAGAAGGGTCTGCACAGTGGCACTGCGGATGCCTACTTCGACACCTACGAGGATTCCCAGGTGGCCATGAAGCGTCACAGAGAGCAGATGGGTTCGCGATACATTGAACTGTTCTACGACGGAAAGACGCGTGGTGGACTCAATGGTGGGGAACACGGCGGTGGTAACGGTGGCGGCGGAATGGGAAACAATGGCGGCGGAAACTTTTCGCGGCGCATCTGA
- the LOC6728461 gene encoding trophoblast glycoprotein, producing the protein MQPTELRKMILIVAIAAIILAIGAGGVLGENTSSCGPNFPAACSCGQEMYESEMQYVVNCTNAGLVNTSVLEFMPDQVEVLIFTGNRITELPWNVFGSINNYKQLRIVDMSSNHIREIRGKSYHHVPRVERLILNHNNLSISRYEDEVNHHHPRVFSNFINLQSLHLTDAFEDNSSPQLSEDLHDIFVNSQLVKLQKLHLEQNEITHFKDRNVFCDLPSLRDLHLGDNDLRDLNFEVRCLNNLRFLDLERNKFGFVKPTDLRVLNELEERPNRTANLIVDFNLNPFGCDCRTAPFRAWITTTRVTVRNKDSLMCFHSTGHVDAEPAHLLQMDMGQCADAIAAAATILNTAEDEPHYGDPEASHLQPQAHISGHTATLIFLLIVLTMILLGLLVALVYVSRDKLKYMITPVFDNVAKKVQYTSIKDEDCPEVHV; encoded by the coding sequence ATGCAACCCACCGAACTGAGGAAAATGATACTGATCGTGGCCATCGCTGCCATTATCCTGGCGATCGGCGCAGGCGGCGTCCTGGGCGAAAATACCTCCAGTTGCGGACCGAACTTTCCGGCGGCGTGCAGTTGCGGCCAGGAGATGTACGAGAGCGAGATGCAGTACGTGGTGAACTGCACGAACGCAGGATTGGTGAACACCAGCGTGCTGGAATTCATGCCCGACCAGGTGGAGGTGCTGATCTTCACGGGCAACCGGATCACTGAGCTGCCGTGGAACGTCTTTGGCAGCATCAACAACTACAAGCAGCTGCGCATCGTGGACATGAGCAGCAACCACATCCGCGAGATTCGCGGCAAGAGCTATCACCATGTGCCGCGCGTGGAGCGCCTGATTCTCAACCACAACAATCTGAGCATCTCGAGGTACGAGGACGAGGTGAATCACCATCACCCACGCGTCTTCTCGAACTTCATTAATCTGCAGAGTCTGCATCTCACCGATGCCTTTGAGGACAATAGCTCGCCGCAGCTGAGCGAGGATCTGCACGACATCTTTGTGAACAGCCAGTTGGTAAAGTTGCAGAAGCTGCATCTGGAGCAGAACGAGATCACGCACTTCAAGGATCGCAATGTCTTCTGCGACCTGCCATCGTTGCGTGACCTCCATTTGGGCGACAACGATCTGCGGGACCTCAACTTCGAGGTGCGCTGCTTGAACAATCTGCGCTTCCTCGACCTGGAGCGCAATAAGTTCGGCTTCGTGAAGCCGACCGATCTTCGGGTGCTCAATGAGCTGGAGGAGCGCCCCAACCGCACGGCCAACTTGATCGTTGACTTCAACCTCAATCCCTTTGGCTGCGACTGCCGCACTGCTCCGTTCCGCGCGTGGATAACCACCACCAGGGTGACGGTGCGCAACAAGGACAGTCTGATGTGCTTCCATTCGACGGGACACGTGGACGCCGAGCCCGCTCACCTCCTGCAGATGGATATGGGTCAGTGTGCGGACGCCATCGCCGCCGCTGCCACGATACTAAACACCGCAGAGGATGAGCCGCACTACGGCGATCCGGAGGCGTCTCATCTCCAACCTCAGGCCCATATCAGCGGTCACACGGCCACTCTGATCTTCCTGCTGATCGTACTCACCATGATCCTGCTCGGACTTCTGGTGGCACTCGTCTACGTCAGTAGAGACAAGTTGAAATACATGATAACGCCGGTGTTCGACAATGTGGCCAAGAAGGTGCAGTACACATCGATCAAGGACGAAGACTGCCCGGAGGTGCACGTTTAG
- the LOC6728462 gene encoding kynurenine aminotransferase, whose product MLRSCQLTLSAAKRRLREQFQLQALRHQQTASKMEKFDLPKRLQGSTPSVWNEYIALAMQYKPLNLGQGFPDDAAPEYVTHSLADIAKEENPLLHQYTRGYGHVRLVNALSKLYSGLVGKELNPLSDILITSGAYEALYSTIMGHVDVGDEVIIIEPFFDCYEPMVKMAGGVPRFIPLKLRKAEGPISSADWVLDDAEFESLFNSKTKMIILNTPHNPIGKVFNRKELERIAELCRKWNVLCVSDEVYEWLVFDGAEHIRICTLPGMWDRTITLGSAGKTFSVTGWKIGWAYGPAELIRNLQMVHQNSVYTCPTPLQEGVARSFEVELARLGQPESYFLSLPRELKQKRDFMAKFLSESGMRPTIPEGGYFMLADWSPLADKIDLSSEPDKHRDYKFTKWMTKNMGLQGIPPSAFYSEPNKHLGEDFVRYCFIKKQENLDKAAELLSKWK is encoded by the exons ATGCTACGCAGCTGCCAGTTAACCCTCTCCGCCGCCAAGAGGAGACTTCGCGAGCAGTTCCAGTTGCAAGCCCTTCGTCACCAGCAGACTGCCAGTAAAATGGAGAAATTCGATCTGCCCAAGCGACTGCAGGGTAGCACGCCCAGCGTCTGGAACGAGTACATTGCCCTGGCCATGCAATATAAGCCCCTGAACTTGGGACAGGGATTTCCCGATGATGCCGCTCCCGAGTACGTGACCCACTCGTTGGCCGACATTGCCAAGGAGGAGAATCCTCTTCTGCATCAGTACACTCGCGGTTACGGTCATGTTCGCCTGGTCAATGCGCTATCCAAGCTGTATAGCGGTCTCGTCGGCAAGGAGCTAAATCCCCTCAGCGACATCCTGATTACCTCAGGAGCCTACGAAGCTCTCTACTCCACCATCATGGGCCATGTGGACGTGGGCGACGAGGTGATCATTATTGAACCGTTCTTTGATTGCTACGAGCCTATGGTCAAGATGGCCGGTGGAGTGCCCCGCTTTATTCCTCTAAAATTG CGCAAGGCAGAAGGACCAATCAGCTCTGCCGACTGGGTGCTGGATGACGCCGAGTTCGAGAGTCTGTTCAACTCTAAAACAAAGATGATTATCCTAAACACACCCCACAACCCTATTGGAAAGGTCTTCAACCGGAAAGAGCTAGAGAGGATAGCCGAGCTCTGCCGCAAGTGGAATGTGCTGTGCGTCTCGGACGAGGTGTATGAGTGGTTGGTGTTCGACGGAGCCGAGCACATCCGAATCTGCACGCTGCCGGGCATGTGGGATCGCACCATTACTCTGGGATCAGCGGGCAAGACCTTCTCAGTGACTGGTTGGAAGATAGGCTGGGCCTACGGACCCGCTGAACTGATTCGAAACCTGCAGATGGTGCACCAGAACTCTGTGTACACCTGCCCAACGCCGCTCCAGGAGGGCGTCGCACGCAGTTTCGAGGTAGAACTGGCCCGTTTGGGTCAGCCGGAGAGCTACTTCCTTAGCCTGCCGCGCGAGCTCAAGCAGAAGCGTGACTTCATGGCCAAGTTCCTGTCCGAATCTGGTATGCGTCCCACCATTCCTGAGGGTGGCTACTTTATGCTGGCAGACTGGTCTCCACTGGCGGACAAGATCGATCTAAGCTCTGAGCCGGACAAGCATCGGGATTACAAGTTTACCAAGTGGATGACGAAGAACATGGGCTTGCAGGGCATCCCGCCAAGTGCCTTCTACAGCGAACCCAACAAACATCTGGGGGAGGACTTTGTGCGCTACTGCTTCATCAAGAAGCAAGAGAACCTGGATAAGGCGGCCGAACTGCTGTCCAAATGGAAATAG
- the LOC6728463 gene encoding cytochrome c oxidase subunit 5A, mitochondrial, translated as MLSITARNLASALRSSLVGTSSRVAAVRCLHGTEESAEEFDKRYEKYFSREGIDGWEIRKGMNDLLGMDLVPSPKIIEAGLRASRRVNDIALAIRWLEGCKDKCGDQKATLYPYLLEKITPTLQELGIPTIEELGYDKPELALKSVYDA; from the coding sequence ATGTTGAGCATCACGGCCCGTAACCTGGCAAGCGCCCTCCGCAGCAGCCTCGTCGGCACGTCGTCGCGCGTGGCCGCCGTGCGCTGTCTGCACGGAACCGAGGAATCGGCGGAGGAGTTCGACAAGCGCTACGAGAAGTACTTCAGCCGTGAGGGCATTGACGGCTGGGAGATCCGCAAGGGTATGAACGATCTGCTGGGCATGGATCTGGTGCCCAGCCCCAAGATCATCGAGGCCGGTCTGCGCGCCAGCCGTCGCGTCAACGACATTGCACTGGCCATCAGGTGGCTGGAGGGATGCAAGGACAAGTGCGGCGACCAGAAGGCCACCCTCTATCCCTATTTGCTGGAGAAGATCACTCCCACACTGCAGGAGCTGGGCATCCCAACCATCGAGGAGCTGGGCTACGACAAGCCCGAGTTGGCCCTGAAGTCCGTGTACGATGCCTAA
- the LOC6728464 gene encoding heterogeneous nuclear ribonucleoprotein H2 isoform X3, with protein MSNADVQFNYGQQGNGDNFNDDSNQQQDEDDQYDEDGGVKIENVGESPKFVRLRGLPWSATHKEILDFLENVNVTNGSAGIHLVTSRVDGKNTGEAYVEVASQEDVEEARKLNKASMGHRYIEVFTATPKEAKEAMRKISGHGTAFVVKLRGLPYAVTEQQIEEFFSGILRYSAARLLK; from the exons ATGTCCAACGCAGACGTGCAATTTAACTACGGCCAGCAGGGAAATGGCGATAACTTCAACGACGACAGcaaccagcagcaggatgAGGATGACCAGTACGACGAAGATGGCGGCGTCAAGATCGAGAACGTCGGCGAGAGCCCCAAGTTCGTTCGGTTGCGCGGCCTGCCCTGGTCCGCAACGCACAAGGAGATCCTCGACTTTCTGGAAAACGTGAATGTGACTAATGGCTCAGCGGGCATTCACCTGGTCACCAGTCGCGTCGACGGCAAGAACACCGGCGAGGCGTACGTGGAGGTGGCCAGCCAGGAGGACGTCGAAGAGGCTCGCAAGCTGAACAAGGCCAGCATGGGACACCGCTACATTGAGG tttttaCCGCCACGCCCAAGGAGGCCAAGGAAGCCATGCGGAAGATCAGCGGGCACGGCACGGCCTTCGTTGTGAAGCTTCGTGGTCTGCCGTATGCCGTCACCGAGCAGCAAATCGAGGAGTTCTTCTCTG GTATATTGAGATATTCCGCAGCTCGATTGCTGAAATGA